The following nucleotide sequence is from uncultured Draconibacterium sp..
AACCAATACCTCGGGCGAGATAAGAGTGCACGTTGAAAAACATTGTGAAGGAGATGTGTTAGATCGGGCAGCGTATATTTTCGGGAAACTGGAAATACACAAAACAGAACTGCGCAATGGTGTTCTTTTTTATCTGGCAGTTGAAGATAAAAAGTTTGCAATTCTGGGAGATGGAGGTATTAACCAAAAAGTGGCGGCCGATTTCTGGGAGACAACAAAAGAAGTGGTAATTGCCAAACTGAAAGAAGGGAAGTATGCCGAAGCTTTGGCCGATGGAATTGTAATGGCTGGCGAACAATTAAAAAAACATTTTCCATACCAGGATGATGATGTAAATGAATTATCGGACGAAATTTCGTTTGGCAAATAGGAAGTTATGAAGAGAATTACAATATTATTTTTTGCACTGGTCGTAACCGCTACAAGCGTATTAGCACAAATTCCCGAACGTCCGCAACCGGAGCGTTTGGTAAATGATTTTGCCAATGTTTTAAGCGATAGCGAGCAACAAAATATGGAAAGTGCGTTGGCACAGTTTTCACGAAAAACATCAACTCAAATTGTTGTAGTAACGGTTCCTGATCTTGAAGGATATGACCGTGCCGATTATGCGCAACGCCTTGGAGAAAAATGGGGTGTGGGACAAAAAGAAAACGATAACGGGTTGGTAGTTCTGGTAAAACCAAAGGTTGGTAACAGCAGAGGTGAGGTTTTTATAGCTACCGGTTACGGGCTCGAAGGAGTTTTACCTGATGCCATTTTGAATAGTACGATCGTTAATGAAGAAATGATCCCACGTTTTAAAGAGAATGACTACTATGGTGGTTTGGCAGCAGGCTTAAATGTGATTATGGATATTACTCGTGGCGAATATACTGCGCAAAATTACCAGGAAAAAGTTGATGCTGGCGGTAGTGCCGGAATCCCCTTTGGTATTATTTTTATAATTATACTGGTAACCATTTTTGGAAGACGCCGACGTGGCCGTTTTTATTCTCCGGGAAGAAGTTTGCCATTCTGGTTAGCTATGGGAATGATGTCAGGAAGTCATCGTTCATCGGGCTCGTTTGGAAACTTTTCGTCGGGAAGCGGAAGTTTTGGCGGTGGCGGTTTTGGTGGTTTCGGTGGCGGAAGCTTTGGCGGTGGCGGCGCCGGCGGAAGCTGGTAAAAGAATTTCATTTTTCGTTACATAAAAACAATGTTCAAATTTCTGAAGTCGTTTCATATGAAGCGGCTTTTGTTTTTTAGCAAAATGCTTAATCTAATCAGTATTTTTAACCTCGGCTGTCAGTACAATTTTAACAAACAGATGTAAAGCAGACAGCTGCAATTACTGCATTGGTTTATACGAGTTTAAGCAAAATATATTGATGAGAGCCATTGATACAACTTATATTTGTACCATACAAACCTGTTAAAATAAGAACTCTTAATACAGAATCAATCAAATTGGAAGTATTAGACGCAAAGAAAAAAATCCCGGAGTGGACGCCGGGATTTTTTTATGGACGTAACATCATTCGTTTGGTATTACCTTTTAAGTAATAAAGCAAAAAAAGAGCCGGTTCAAAAATAATGAACCGGCTCTTTTTGTAAATATTGTAATGCTTATTCAGCAATATCTTCAACTACGTTAATATTCTGGTCAACCAAAATACGACCGCAATACTCGCAAACAATAATTTTTTTGCGGCTGGCAATATCCAACTGGCGCTGAGGTGGAATTTTGTTAAAACAACCACCACAAGCATCACGCTGAATAGTAACCACGGCCAAACCGTTGCGTGCATTTTTGCGAATACGTTTAAAAGCTCCCAGCAAACGAGGTTCGATAAACGACTCGATCTTTTCCGATTTCGTTCTCAGCTTATCTTCTTCGATCTTGGTTTCTTCAGTAATTTCCGAAAGTTCGTTTTTCTTTCTGTCCAGATCTTCCTCACGTTCTTTCAACTGTTCTTTCGATGCAGTAATGGTTTCTTTTTTCTGAGCCATTTCTGCTGTGAACTCTTTAATACGTTTTTCCGAAAGTTCAATTTCCAGGTTTTGGAACTCAATCTCTTTCGAAAGCGAGTCGAATTCGCGGTTGTTACGAACGTTGTTTTGCTGCTCGGTATATTTTACAATCAACGCCTGCGAATCTTTAATCGCAATTTTTTTGTTGTTGATTGAAGTATCCAGATTTTTAACCTCGTCATCAAGGTTTACCAACCTGGTTTTCAAACCGGCAATTTCGTCTTCCAAATCCTGAACTTCCAAAGGAAGCTCACCCCTTAGGGTTTTTATTTTATCAACTTCAGATACAACACTCTGCAACTCATGCAATGCGCGTAATTTCTCTTCTACTGAAATGTCTTTGTCTTCTTGCCTTGAATATGGTGCATTCATGCTCGTAATATTTTTTTATACATAAAAATCAGAAGTAAAAAACCGGGTTGGTATTCACCTCTGATAAATGGACTGCAAATTTAGGGAATTTTTTTGTAACTAGCTCATAAAAAAGTTCTTTAGTGAACTGTTCACTCTCAAAATGTCCGATATCGGCGATAACTATTTTATTTTCGGCATCAAAAAACTGGTGATATTTAAAATCGCCGGTCACAAAAAAGTCGGCTCCGGCTGCAATTGCCTGGTTTAAAAGGAATGAACCGGCACCTCCGCAAACAGCTATTTTCTTCACCTTTTTATCTTGTAACGCTGTGTGTCTGACCATTTTTACATCAAACGTTTTCTTTAACTGACGAAGAAAAGAAGTTTCACTTTTTTCTTTGGGTAAGGTCCCAATCATGCCGGCGCCAATCTGATCGTATTTATTGTCAAGTGAATAAATATCGTAGGCTACTTCTTCGTACGGATGCGCCTGAACGAGTGCATTAATAACTTTTCCCTGGATATAATCGGGGAAGATGGTTTCAACACGGATCTCGTTTTCGTAATGTTGCTCACCTTTTTTGCCCACGAAAGGATTAGTAGTGTTGCTACCACGGAACGTGCCTTGCCCGTGTGCATTAAAACTGCACGAGTCGTAATTGCCAATATTTCCGGCACCGGCAGCAAAAACTGCCTCGCGAACTTTGGCAGCATGATCAACCGGAACATAAGTGACGAGCTTTTTCAGCATTCCGCCGGAAGGTTGAAGTATTTTACAATTTTCCAATCCGAGTTTTTCGCAGATCTTTCCATTAACTCCGTTAGTTACACTATCAAGATTGGTATGTGCCGCATAAATGGCAATGTCGTTTTTTATAGCTTTTATTAGTGTGCGTTCAACGTAATTTTTGCCCGTAATTTTTTTTAATCCGGAAAATACGATGGGATGGTGGGCTATAATTAACCCTGCTTTTCTTTTTATTGCTTCATCAACAATTGCTTCGGTAACATCGAGTGTAACCAAAGCTGCCGAAATTTCAGCGTTTTTGTCGCCAAGAATCAATCCTGCATTGTCGTATGATTCCTGCAATCTAAGCGGTGCAAGATCTTCTAAAAAATTGGTAATATCTTTAATCTTCATTTTCGCCGAGTCCTTGTTTTATCGCAATAAGTTCTTGTTTGATATCCTGTAAACGTTTAACTACCTCGAAATTGTTTAAGGTGTCTTCCGGATTCTCTTTCAATTTTTTCCGGGCCCCATCAATGGTCAGTCCACATTCTTTCACCAGGTGATGAATAAAGCGGATGGTTTCAATATCTTTCTTCGTGAATTGACGGTTGCCCTTTTTATTTTTTACCGGTTTTAATGCCTCAAATTGGTTCTCCCAATAACGGATGTGCGATACGTTTACTCCAAACATATCTGCAACTTCGCCAATGGAATATAGTATCTTTTCTATTTTGGGCTTTTTGTATGGCACGCATTAATAATTTAGATGCAAGATAAAAGAATTTGAAGCTGTTACAAAAGAGTGACTGAATTTTTACTATGGCAAGGTTTTACAAAAAAAACTTCCACCGGCATAAACCGATGGAAGCTTTAGTATTTTCTTTTGGAAATTTCGAGAATTAATCCAGCGACTGGCCAATATTCGACGAAATCGCAATCATTTTGTCGTATTCCTGTGGTGTAAGATCTTTAAACATGTAATAAGCCGGGTTTACTTTTTTACCGTCTTTATGTACTTCGTAATGAAGGTGTGGAGCAGTTGATCCGCCGGTGTTTCCAACGTAACCAATAATGTCGCCACGTTTTACCTGCTGGCCGCGTTTTACATTAAATTCGTTCATGTGTCCATAAACAGTTTCGTAACCAAAACCATGATCGATTTTAATGTGTAATCCCAAACCAACTTTACTTCTTTTCGAACCTTTTACATCAGTAACTTTACCATCGCCGGTAGCATAAATCGGAGTTCCAACAGGAGCTGTAAAGTCCTGTCCCCAGTGCATCTTGCGCACCTTGTAAATCGGGTGAACGCGGTAGCCCCATCCACTTGAAGTTCGCTTCAGATCGGTGTTGGTAATGGGCATAATTGCCGGTAACGAAGCCAGCATTTTTTCCTTGTTCAAGGCCAGTTCCAATACTTCGTCGTACGATTTCGACTGAATATACGCCTGTTTCGATATCACATCCAGCTTATGCGCTGTCGCAATTACCAACTCGGCATTGTCCATGTCTTCTAATTCCGAATATTTATTGGCACCACCAAAACCTGCATTTCTTACTGTTGAAGGTATTGGCTCCGCTTCAAAAATTACGCGATAAATATTGTCATCTCGTTGTTGAAGCTCAGACAAAACGCTTTCAACCTTGTCAAGATCTTTTGTCAGTAATTCATATTGACTTATTAATCGCTTGTTTTCGCGCATCAATCGTTTTGATCGCGGTGTATCGTAAAAGTTTACGAAAATCAGTGAAATGATAATAGCCAACGCCAAACTACTCGAAAAATACGTGAGTATTTTTGTTGCCTTGGCTTTCCAACTTAATCCTACGCTCTCGTAACTGAGGGTATCCGGGTTAAATTTATATTTCTTTTTTGCCATATACTAGGCCGGTTTTTTCTCTTTTTTAATGTCTATTCATTAAATCCTATAACTTTGCATGGATTTAATAAAACGTGATTTTTCACGCGGCAAAGGTAAGTAAATAACTCATAATTAATGAATTTGTTTTCTTTGCATTAAATATTTTTAACGAATTCATAAATCATACAGACGGAAAATGAAGACTTCTAAAGAGATACGTAAGGCTTTTCTCGACTTTTTTACCGAGAATGAACATCAGATTGTAAACTCTGCACCGATGGTTGTAAAAGGCGACCCGACGCTGATGTTTACCAATGCGGGGATGAACCAGTTTAAAGACCAGTTTTTGGGTAACGAACCGGTAAAATATCCACGGGTAGCCGATACGCAAAAATGTCTGCGTGTTTCAGGAAAACACAACGATTTGGAAGAAGTTGGTTTGGATACCTACCACCACACCATGTTCGAAATGTTGGGAAACTGGTCGTTTGGCGATTACTTTAAAAAGGAAGCCATCGATTGGGCATGGGAGTTTTTGGTAACCCGTATGGGAATTGATGCCGAACGTTTGTATGCAACGGTTTTTGAAGGAAGCGCCGATGATAATCAGGAACGCGACAATGAAGCTGCCGGTTACTGGGAGCAATACCTTCCAAAAGATCGTATTCTGAACGGTAACAAAAAAGATAACTTCTGGGAAATGGGCGATACCGGACCCTGCGGACCCTGTTCGGAGGTGCACGTTGATATTCGTTCGGAAGAAGAACGTGCAAAAGTTCCGGGGCGCGATTTGGTAAATATGGACCATCCACAGGTAATTGAAATCTGGAACCTGGTATTTATTCAGTTTAACCGAAAAGCAAACGGTTCGTTAGAAAACCTGCCCGACAAACACGTTGACACCGGAATGGGTTTCGAGCGTTTGTGTATGGTTTTACAAGGCGTTCAGTCGAATTACGATACAGATGTTTTCCAAAATACAATTGCCGAAATTGGCAAACTATGCAACAAAAAATATGGCGAAGATGAAAAGGTTGATATTGCCATGCGCGTTATTGCCGACCACCTTCGTGCTGTTGCGTTTGCAATTGCCGACGGTCAGTTGCCATCGAATAACAAAGCCGGTTATGTAATCCGCCGTATTTTGCGCCGCGCCGTGCGTTACGGTTACACTTTCCTCGATTTAAAAGATGCCTTTATCTTCCGTTTGGTTGATGTACTAAAAGATACAATGGGAGATGCTTTTCCTGAATTGGTAAGCCAGCAAACACTTATTGAAAAGGTGATTAAAGAAGAGGAAGAGTCGTTCCTGCGTACCCTTTCAACCGGAATAAAATTGCTCGACGATATGATTTCTAAAGCGAAAAATGATGGCGCGACCGAAATTGCCGGAAAAGATGCATTCGTTTTATATGACACTTTTGGTTTTCCGCTCGACCTGACTGAATTGATCACCCGTGAAAATGGTTTGGGTGTTGAGGAAAAAGGTTTTGCAGTAGAAATGCAGGCCCAAAAAGATCGTTCGCGAAATGCAGCTGCACAGGAAACCGATGATTGGGTGGAATTGCGCAAAATTGAGAAAACAGAATTTTTAGGCTACGACAAACTGGAAGCCGAAATTAAAATAGCTCGTTACCGAAAAGTAACGCAGAAGAAAAAAGCGTTTTACCAGCTGGTATTCGATCAAACACCGTTTTATGGCGAATCGGGTGGTCAGGTTGGCGATGCCGGTTACATTGAATTCGAGGGTGTAAAAACATCGATTTTCGACACGCAAAAAGAAAATAACCTTACCGTTCATTTGGTAAACGAGCTTCCTGAAAATCCGGAAGAAACGTTTTACGCTGTAGTAAATGCCAAACGCAGAACAAATATTGCGAACAACCACACGGCAACGCACTTGCTGCATGCCGCATTGCGCGAAGTTCTGGGTACGCATGTTGAGCAAAAAGGATCGTTGGTAAATGCCGATCATTTGCGTTTCGATTTCTCGCACTTCCAGAAAATGACCGACGAGGAAATTGCGACGGTAGAGAAACTGGTGAACGAAAAAATTCGCGCCAATTCAGTAAAAGAAGAAAACCGCGAAATGCCGATTGAAGAAGCCAAAGCATCGGGAGCAATGATGTTGTTTGGCGAAAAATATGGCGAGGCGGTTCGTGTAATTAAATTTGGCGAATCGGTGGAATTGTGTGGAGGAACACACGTTGCGGCAACCGGACAGATCGGTATGCTGAAAATTGTCTCGGAAAGTGCTATTGCTGCGGGTGTTCGCCGGATTGAGGCAATTACTGCCGATCGCGCTGAGAAATACATTAACGATCAGTTGGCACTGATTAACAACATTAAAGAAACGCTGAAAGGTTCGAAAGATCTTTTAGGAAGTGTAACTACACTGTTGCAGCAAAATAACGAGTTGAGCAAACAAATTGAAGCTTTCCAGCAGGAAAGTTTAAAATTGACAAAAGCCAACCTGAAGAGCAAAGTGTTAAACGAAAACGGCGTAAATATTATCGCTGATAAAATTATTATCGACAATGCCGGATTGGTAAAAGATTTGGCTTTCCAGCTAAAAGGCGAGGTTGATGACCTGTTTTTGGTAATTGGTGCCGACATAAACGGCAAACCAAATTTAACGGTGATGATTTCGGACAATATTGTTGCTGATAAAGGTTTAAACGCAGGACAGATCGTTCGCGAAGCCGGAAAAGAAATTAAAGGTGGTGGAGGTGGCCAGCCATTTTATGCTACTGCCGGTGGTAAAGATGTTGACGGATTGCAGGCTGCTATCGAAAAAGCATTATCGTTTTTGCAGTAAGATGAAATCAGAACGCAGATAACGCGGGTTTCGCAGATTCCCGCAGAAGGGATTAGCGGTTTATAACCGCTGGATATAAAGACCTTCAAGGTTTCAATACCTTGAAGGTCTTTTTGTTTTTAAGATACCCCCTTTTGCTTGTCCGTAGTGCAAAAACAGTGGTCCTACATTGATGAAATGGTCTCCTACGTTGAAAAGTAGTCGTCCTACACCGAGAAGAAGCGCTCCTACATCAAAAAAAAGTCTCCCTACACTGAAATAACTGCGTCCTACATCGGGGAAACTATTTCCTACGTTACATTTGTCTTGTCCTACATGTGTAGGACAATCATTTTGTAGTGTAGGAACGATGATATTAGTCGTTTTTCTGTCTTTTTGATATTTTAAATTCAATTTCCATGTTAAAACACGAAACAATAATTTTACTGTCTTGTTCGATTCCCGGATTTCATTTCAAAAAAATACCAATCGGGCTTTTGTTTTGTCTCTTTTTTTGATTTGTTCTAAATAAGGATTATTTTCAGCAACTATTTTGAAAGATAGTGGTTATATCAAAAGACTTGAAACTAAATTGATAAAATAGAAATGAAGAAATTCTTTGCATTTATAACATCCATGCCGTTCGCGGCATTTATTTTTCTTGGGCTTGCTTTTTCAATGGCTGTAGCCACCTTTATCGAGAGTAGTTACGGAACACCAACCGCCCGCGCACTGGTATATAACACGCACTGGTTCGAAGTGCTTTGGGCATTGTTTGCAATCAACCTTGTTAACAACATGTTTCGTTACCGGTTCTTTACCAATCGGCGTTACACGCTCGGTATTTTTCACGTTTCGTTTTTGGTGATGATATTGGGAGGCGCTGTTACGCGTTTCATAAGTTTCGAGGGGGTAATGCATATTCGCGAAGGCGAGAGCGCCGATTATATTCTATCGACCAACGATTATTTTTATACCGGATTTGAAGGTCAGGAAAAAGTGTCGCAGGTGCGCTTTTCGGAAATTACACCTAAACAGTTTTCTGCAAAACTCGATGTAAACGGAAATGCGGTAAAAGTGAAAGCCGTTGGATTTATCGAGAATGCAGAGAAAAAAGCTATCGCTTCCGATTCGGGTGAGCCGGTTATCGATTTTGTTTTTTCGGCACCAGGTGCACAGGGAATGCAATCGTTCTCGTTCAAAGAAGGAGATGTGCTTGATTACCCCGGGTTTACTGCCGGATTTAATGTAGATGACGAAAAAGTGATCAACTTTTTTATGCAGGACGGAGCTTTGTTTATGACATCTTTTGCACAATTGGAAGAAACCACCATGGCCACGCAGGAAACGGTTGATCTGAATCCCGGCGACACGATTCCGGTAAAACCGATGTTTTTGTACGGATATGATAATTTCCGCTTTCTGATTCGGAATTTCTTGCCGAGTGCTAAATTTACAGCTGTAAAAAGCCAGGCCGAAACAAGAGAAGATGCGGTAATGGTGCAGATTTCAGACGGAATACGCCAACAAAATGTGTCGGTATTTGGTCACTCAGGGCAACGCCCCGATACCGTGCGCGTTCCATTGGGCAACGGCACGCTGAAACTGGCTTATGGCGCATTGCCGCTGCAGGTTCCGTTCAGTATTCATCTAAAAGATTTTCAGCTGGAACATTACCCGGGATCGAATTCTCCGTCGTCGTTTGCTTCTGAGGTTGTTTTGGTAGATCAGGAAAAGGGCATTAACGAAGATATTCGCATTTTCATGAATAACACCCTGAATCATCGGGGATATAAGTTCTTTCAATCGTCGTACGACATGGACGAACAGGGCACGATTCTTTCGGTTAATTACGATTTCTGGGGAACATGGATATCGTACCTCGGTTACTTCCTGCTCATTGTTGGTTGTATCATGTCGCTCATAAATCCAAATTCGTATTTCCAATATCTGGCCAAAAAATTAAAGGCCAGTTCGGTAAAAGTAATAGTACTGATCGCCCTCTTGGGAAGTGTGGCTTTTTCAGCTTCGGCACAAAGTGGTGTTGGAGCCGGAATTCCGTCGATTGATAAAGAGGTTGTAAAAGAATTCAGCGAATTGTGGGTGCAGGGTGTCGACGGACGAATTGAGCCCGTGTCAACACTTTCGGGCGAAATCGTTCGGAAAGTGAGCCGTAAATCCGGATTGTATGGTTTGTCGCCCGACGGCGTGGTGTTGAGTATGATGGCATATCCCGAAATATGGCAATCGATGCCGATTATTAAAGTGGGCGATAAATCGCTGGAAGGAGCACTCGGCGCACAAAATAAATTCATTACCGTTGAATCACTTTTTGATGCAAACGGTAATTATAAAATTGCAGACGCTGTGCGCGCCGCTTATGCCAAAGCGCCGGGAATGCGCAACCGAATGGATAAAGAATACATAAACGTTGATGAGCGCGTAAATATCTGTTTCATGGTATTTCAGGGATCTATATTTCACCTGTTTCCGCGCGAACGAGTAGAAGATACGTGGTATGCGCCGGGAAGTACAGCAACAGAATATTCGGGAGGTGATTCAATTTTTGTAAAAAGCGGATTTCAACTGCTGTTACAATCCATTACCGAAAACAAAACTACCGATGCTGTTCAGGTTTTACAAGCTGTAGATAATTTCCAGGTGAAATACGGGGCCAACCTTTTGCCCGGTGAAAAGAAAAAAAACGTTGAAATTCTGTTTAATAAGGTAAACCCATTTAAACGAATCTTTCCTTTTTACCTCTTGTTCGGTTTCTTGCTATTAACTGTACTTTTTATAAATATTTTCAGGCAAAAACAGCTACCATCGTTTCTGCGGATATCATTTTTCGGATTCATTTTAATCCTGTTTTTGTTACACACAGTTGGGTTAATTGTGCGCTGGTACATCTCCGGGCACGCACCGTGGAGTAACGGTTACGAATCGGTTGTTTATGTTGCGTGGGCGACCATGCTGGCAGGGATTATCTTTGGCCGAAAATACCCGATGGTGGTGGGTACTGCGGCATTTTTAACCGGAATTGCATTGTTTGTGGCTCACCTCAGTTGGATGAATCCGGAAGTTACAAATCTGGTTCCGGTGCTAAAATCGTATTGGTTGGCTATTCACGTGGCAATTATCACGGCTAGCTACGGATTTCTTGGACTGAGTATGTTCCTTGGAGTTTTGGTGATGATTTTGATCGTTTTGCGAAGAGGGGTGAACCAGGCAAAAGTAAACGGATTTATTGAGCAACTAACTACTATTAATGAAATGTCGGCAACGGTTGGTTTGTATTTCCTCACTATCGGTACATTTCTTGGCGGCGTTTGGGCCAACGAAAGCTGGGGGCGTTACTGGGGTTGGGACCCCAAAGAAACCTGGGCTTTGATTACCGTGGTGATTTATTCGTTTATTGTTCACATGCGACTGATTCCTTCGTTAAAGGGAATTTTCAATTATAATTTTGCGTCGATACTTGGTTTTGCCTCGGTGATGATGACCTATTTTGGTGTGAATTATTACCTCTCAGGTTTGCATTCGTATGGAAAAGGAGTTGCCGATGGAGTCGATCCGGCGGTTCCTGCCTCTATTTTTGTATTGGCCGGATTGATAATCTGGGCGTATATAAAAGACAATAAATATCAGGCTCAACAAGCCGAAAATGAGGATGGTGAATAATTGTTATCTAAATGAAATATTAGAACAATAGGCTCAGAAAGTCGATGGGCTAAGTTTTAACATTTTGTTTTACAGGTAATTAAAATTATTTAGAATACATATAAATAGGATAAGCTGGAAAATAGCATAATCGCTTTATAAATCAACCAACAACAAAAGCCTTATATTTCGAAGTTTTTAAAATTGAGATATGGGACAGACAGTTACACGTACTTTTGATATTCTCGAACGGATATTGAAAGAATTCCCCCGTGAAGATGCCATTGCCGGTAAAAAAGAGGGCAAATGGTACACCTATTCAACCAAAGAGTATTACAAAAAATCGCATCAGTTGGCCATGGGGCTAATGGCTTTGGGTTTAAAGCCGGGCGACAAAGTGGCCACGGTGACCACCAACCGGGCGGAGTGGAATATTGCCGATATGGGGATGGCAATGGCCGGAATAATTCATGTTCCTATTTATCCAACGCTGGGCGACGATGAATACAAGTATATTCTGAAACACGCCGAAGTAAAGATCATTCTGGCAGGCGATAAAAAGCTTTTCCAAAGTATGTGTCCACTGGCCAATATGATTGATGGTGTTGATGCAGTTTACACTTTTGAAGAAGTTGAAGGTGCAAAAAATTATGAGCAGATTCTGGACTTGGGAGAGGAGAAAAAAGACGAATTTGCCGATCAGTTGGAGGCCGTAAAAAAAGACATTAAGCCGGAAGATCTG
It contains:
- a CDS encoding TPM domain-containing protein; this encodes MGVQKYFNEAGKLQITNAIRVAETNTSGEIRVHVEKHCEGDVLDRAAYIFGKLEIHKTELRNGVLFYLAVEDKKFAILGDGGINQKVAADFWETTKEVVIAKLKEGKYAEALADGIVMAGEQLKKHFPYQDDDVNELSDEISFGK
- a CDS encoding TPM domain-containing protein, producing MKRITILFFALVVTATSVLAQIPERPQPERLVNDFANVLSDSEQQNMESALAQFSRKTSTQIVVVTVPDLEGYDRADYAQRLGEKWGVGQKENDNGLVVLVKPKVGNSRGEVFIATGYGLEGVLPDAILNSTIVNEEMIPRFKENDYYGGLAAGLNVIMDITRGEYTAQNYQEKVDAGGSAGIPFGIIFIIILVTIFGRRRRGRFYSPGRSLPFWLAMGMMSGSHRSSGSFGNFSSGSGSFGGGGFGGFGGGSFGGGGAGGSW
- a CDS encoding C4-type zinc ribbon domain-containing protein — encoded protein: MNAPYSRQEDKDISVEEKLRALHELQSVVSEVDKIKTLRGELPLEVQDLEDEIAGLKTRLVNLDDEVKNLDTSINNKKIAIKDSQALIVKYTEQQNNVRNNREFDSLSKEIEFQNLEIELSEKRIKEFTAEMAQKKETITASKEQLKEREEDLDRKKNELSEITEETKIEEDKLRTKSEKIESFIEPRLLGAFKRIRKNARNGLAVVTIQRDACGGCFNKIPPQRQLDIASRKKIIVCEYCGRILVDQNINVVEDIAE
- a CDS encoding Nif3-like dinuclear metal center hexameric protein, with product MKIKDITNFLEDLAPLRLQESYDNAGLILGDKNAEISAALVTLDVTEAIVDEAIKRKAGLIIAHHPIVFSGLKKITGKNYVERTLIKAIKNDIAIYAAHTNLDSVTNGVNGKICEKLGLENCKILQPSGGMLKKLVTYVPVDHAAKVREAVFAAGAGNIGNYDSCSFNAHGQGTFRGSNTTNPFVGKKGEQHYENEIRVETIFPDYIQGKVINALVQAHPYEEVAYDIYSLDNKYDQIGAGMIGTLPKEKSETSFLRQLKKTFDVKMVRHTALQDKKVKKIAVCGGAGSFLLNQAIAAGADFFVTGDFKYHQFFDAENKIVIADIGHFESEQFTKELFYELVTKKFPKFAVHLSEVNTNPVFYF
- a CDS encoding MerR family transcriptional regulator, with translation MPYKKPKIEKILYSIGEVADMFGVNVSHIRYWENQFEALKPVKNKKGNRQFTKKDIETIRFIHHLVKECGLTIDGARKKLKENPEDTLNNFEVVKRLQDIKQELIAIKQGLGENED
- a CDS encoding M23 family metallopeptidase, encoding MAKKKYKFNPDTLSYESVGLSWKAKATKILTYFSSSLALAIIISLIFVNFYDTPRSKRLMRENKRLISQYELLTKDLDKVESVLSELQQRDDNIYRVIFEAEPIPSTVRNAGFGGANKYSELEDMDNAELVIATAHKLDVISKQAYIQSKSYDEVLELALNKEKMLASLPAIMPITNTDLKRTSSGWGYRVHPIYKVRKMHWGQDFTAPVGTPIYATGDGKVTDVKGSKRSKVGLGLHIKIDHGFGYETVYGHMNEFNVKRGQQVKRGDIIGYVGNTGGSTAPHLHYEVHKDGKKVNPAYYMFKDLTPQEYDKMIAISSNIGQSLD
- the alaS gene encoding alanine--tRNA ligase — translated: MKTSKEIRKAFLDFFTENEHQIVNSAPMVVKGDPTLMFTNAGMNQFKDQFLGNEPVKYPRVADTQKCLRVSGKHNDLEEVGLDTYHHTMFEMLGNWSFGDYFKKEAIDWAWEFLVTRMGIDAERLYATVFEGSADDNQERDNEAAGYWEQYLPKDRILNGNKKDNFWEMGDTGPCGPCSEVHVDIRSEEERAKVPGRDLVNMDHPQVIEIWNLVFIQFNRKANGSLENLPDKHVDTGMGFERLCMVLQGVQSNYDTDVFQNTIAEIGKLCNKKYGEDEKVDIAMRVIADHLRAVAFAIADGQLPSNNKAGYVIRRILRRAVRYGYTFLDLKDAFIFRLVDVLKDTMGDAFPELVSQQTLIEKVIKEEEESFLRTLSTGIKLLDDMISKAKNDGATEIAGKDAFVLYDTFGFPLDLTELITRENGLGVEEKGFAVEMQAQKDRSRNAAAQETDDWVELRKIEKTEFLGYDKLEAEIKIARYRKVTQKKKAFYQLVFDQTPFYGESGGQVGDAGYIEFEGVKTSIFDTQKENNLTVHLVNELPENPEETFYAVVNAKRRTNIANNHTATHLLHAALREVLGTHVEQKGSLVNADHLRFDFSHFQKMTDEEIATVEKLVNEKIRANSVKEENREMPIEEAKASGAMMLFGEKYGEAVRVIKFGESVELCGGTHVAATGQIGMLKIVSESAIAAGVRRIEAITADRAEKYINDQLALINNIKETLKGSKDLLGSVTTLLQQNNELSKQIEAFQQESLKLTKANLKSKVLNENGVNIIADKIIIDNAGLVKDLAFQLKGEVDDLFLVIGADINGKPNLTVMISDNIVADKGLNAGQIVREAGKEIKGGGGGQPFYATAGGKDVDGLQAAIEKALSFLQ
- the ccsA gene encoding cytochrome c biogenesis protein CcsA — its product is MKKFFAFITSMPFAAFIFLGLAFSMAVATFIESSYGTPTARALVYNTHWFEVLWALFAINLVNNMFRYRFFTNRRYTLGIFHVSFLVMILGGAVTRFISFEGVMHIREGESADYILSTNDYFYTGFEGQEKVSQVRFSEITPKQFSAKLDVNGNAVKVKAVGFIENAEKKAIASDSGEPVIDFVFSAPGAQGMQSFSFKEGDVLDYPGFTAGFNVDDEKVINFFMQDGALFMTSFAQLEETTMATQETVDLNPGDTIPVKPMFLYGYDNFRFLIRNFLPSAKFTAVKSQAETREDAVMVQISDGIRQQNVSVFGHSGQRPDTVRVPLGNGTLKLAYGALPLQVPFSIHLKDFQLEHYPGSNSPSSFASEVVLVDQEKGINEDIRIFMNNTLNHRGYKFFQSSYDMDEQGTILSVNYDFWGTWISYLGYFLLIVGCIMSLINPNSYFQYLAKKLKASSVKVIVLIALLGSVAFSASAQSGVGAGIPSIDKEVVKEFSELWVQGVDGRIEPVSTLSGEIVRKVSRKSGLYGLSPDGVVLSMMAYPEIWQSMPIIKVGDKSLEGALGAQNKFITVESLFDANGNYKIADAVRAAYAKAPGMRNRMDKEYINVDERVNICFMVFQGSIFHLFPRERVEDTWYAPGSTATEYSGGDSIFVKSGFQLLLQSITENKTTDAVQVLQAVDNFQVKYGANLLPGEKKKNVEILFNKVNPFKRIFPFYLLFGFLLLTVLFINIFRQKQLPSFLRISFFGFILILFLLHTVGLIVRWYISGHAPWSNGYESVVYVAWATMLAGIIFGRKYPMVVGTAAFLTGIALFVAHLSWMNPEVTNLVPVLKSYWLAIHVAIITASYGFLGLSMFLGVLVMILIVLRRGVNQAKVNGFIEQLTTINEMSATVGLYFLTIGTFLGGVWANESWGRYWGWDPKETWALITVVIYSFIVHMRLIPSLKGIFNYNFASILGFASVMMTYFGVNYYLSGLHSYGKGVADGVDPAVPASIFVLAGLIIWAYIKDNKYQAQQAENEDGE